The Jiangella alba genome includes the window ACGCGCTCGTCGCGTACCTGGCGCTGCACGTGCGGGCGCTGCGAGCGGCCGACGTCGCGTTCCGCCGCGAGCCGGCCGACCCCGAGGCCGTCCACCAGCTGCGGGTGGCCGCGCGCCGGCTGCGCAGCGGGCTGCGCACGTTCCGGCCGATCCTGGACCGGCCGTGGGCCGAGGAGCTGCGCGCCGAGCTGGCGTGGTTCGCCCGCTCCCTGGGTGAGCTGCGCGAGGGTGACGTGCTGCGCGAGCGGCTGGAGCGCCACTGCGGCGACCTCCCGCCGGACCTCCCCGCCACGGAGGTGAAGCAGCTGCTGGCCGAGGTGCTGGGCGGCTCGGTCGCCGACGCCCGCGTCAGGGTCGGCGAGCTGCTCGACGACCACCGCTACCTCGCCCTGCACGACAGCCTGGTCCGCGCCGTCGCCCAGCCGCTGACCCGCGCCGACGCCGAGCGTCCCGGCCGCGACGTCCTGCCGACACTGGTCGCGAAGGCGTGGGCGAAGCTCGACCGCGCCGCCGACGACCTCACCGACGCCTCCCCCGACGACGACTGGCACATCGCCCGGCTGGCCGCCAAGCGGGCCCGCTACGCCGCCGAGGCCGTCGCTCCCGTGCTCGGCTCCGACGCGAAGGCGTTCGCCAAGCAGCTCGAGAAGATCACCGAGATCCTGGGCGAGCACCAGGACGCCGCGCTGGCCGCTGCCCGGGCCCGCGAGCTGGCCCACTCCGAACACGCCTCCGCCGACGTCGCGTTCGCGCTCGGCGTGCTGGCCTCGAACGAGCGGGCCCACGTGCACGCCGCGCGCGCGGCGTTCGCGGACACCTGGCGGAACGTGCGTCGGGCGAAGTGGCGCCGATGGATGGAATCGTGACGCCCAGGCGCGACCCGGTGCTCGCCGCCGGGGCCGTGCTCTGGCGCGCGCGGCCGGGCGGCGAGGTCGAGCTGTGCCTCGTGCACCGCCCCCGGTACGACGACTGGTCGCTGCCCAAGGGGAAACGGGAGCCGGGCGAGTCGCTGCTGGTGTGCGCCGTCCGCGAGGTGTTCGAGGAGACCGGGCATCGGGTGACGCTGGGCCGGCCGCTGCCGCAGCAGCACTACCCCGTCGCCGGCCGGCCGAAGACCGTGCACTACTGGCTGGCCGAGGCCGACCCGCACGCGGCGCCCCGGCTGCCCGACCACGAGGTCGACGAGGTGGTGTTCCTGCCGGCCGGCGAGGCGGTCCGGCGGCTGACCCACGAGCGTGACGCGGAACTCGTCCAGGCCGCGTTGGGTGGTCCGCTGCGCACCACCGCGCTGGTGCTGCTGCGGCATGCCAAGGCGGTGTCCCGGTCGTCCTGGTCCGGCCCGGACGTCGAACGGCCGCTGTCGCCGGACGGCATCGCCGACCTCGAGCCGCTCGGCGAGGCGCTGGCGACACTGGCGCCCCGGCGGGTGTTGTCCAGCGACGCCGTCCGGTGCGCCGAGACGGTGCGCGCGTTCGCCCGCAAGCAGGGACTGGTCGTCGAGCTGGAGCCGCACCTGTCGGAGGAGAGCCTGCGGGTGACCGCCGACCAGCACCCGGCCGAGGAGATCATCGCGTCGCTGC containing:
- a CDS encoding NUDIX hydrolase, producing the protein MTPRRDPVLAAGAVLWRARPGGEVELCLVHRPRYDDWSLPKGKREPGESLLVCAVREVFEETGHRVTLGRPLPQQHYPVAGRPKTVHYWLAEADPHAAPRLPDHEVDEVVFLPAGEAVRRLTHERDAELVQAALGGPLRTTALVLLRHAKAVSRSSWSGPDVERPLSPDGIADLEPLGEALATLAPRRVLSSDAVRCAETVRAFARKQGLVVELEPHLSEESLRVTADQHPAEEIIASLLRNGAAVVCSHRPVLPLLFAAAGTDADGGLEPGAFAVLHHDDGQVVAVERHAPPRSAGL
- a CDS encoding CYTH and CHAD domain-containing protein, translated to MNRAEQTARPHTEREVEQKFRVHGLFRIPDLSTLPGVGGVDDLGVVELESAYYDTDDLRLAREGITFRRRSGDDEGWHLKLPAGGVGARDEVRLPLDDGDVPPPALAALVRVITRTEPLRLVSTLRTTRARQLIRAGDGDGDVGELVDDTVHVVGADGAVAARFRELELEERHGGPLIASVAAALTEAGAVGGEFVAKVVRALGPNAAAPPEVPELPVPRPKDPAHDALVAYLALHVRALRAADVAFRREPADPEAVHQLRVAARRLRSGLRTFRPILDRPWAEELRAELAWFARSLGELREGDVLRERLERHCGDLPPDLPATEVKQLLAEVLGGSVADARVRVGELLDDHRYLALHDSLVRAVAQPLTRADAERPGRDVLPTLVAKAWAKLDRAADDLTDASPDDDWHIARLAAKRARYAAEAVAPVLGSDAKAFAKQLEKITEILGEHQDAALAAARARELAHSEHASADVAFALGVLASNERAHVHAARAAFADTWRNVRRAKWRRWMES